From the Chaetodon auriga isolate fChaAug3 chromosome 17, fChaAug3.hap1, whole genome shotgun sequence genome, the window CTTTAaattttaatgttaaatgaTAAAGGGAGAATTCCATAaagctgcagcaacacacagtGTTGTCTTAAATTTGACAATCTTGACCATTTCCTTTGTTAAATAGGTTTGATATGGAGTTACTGGGCCCTTgctaaaaaaagacagaaaggtaCATCTCAACGTGTTTAAGCTGATATATGGTAAAATTGAAATAGTGGCCAACAATTCAggtgaaatgttaaaatgaaagtaaaacaaaagcCACATTAGCTATTGCCACTAAATTCATTATAATATTTTGTTGCACTGCTTAAAGATTGCttgcttttccattttctttagTTTGCAACTGCTGTTCATGATTTAACAACATATAATGTGCCATTTCATTTAGTTCTGATTGTCTTCATGGCTTCAATGAATTGTGTAGCAAGACTATAACAAGCTCCATGTAAGTGTGGATTGGAAACTGACTTGTATTAGTATTACTGACATTAAATGCAGCACAGTTTTATGCATTATTTCTGTCATCTGTTCGAAGCTGTACACTTCGAtccatttctcatttttaggCACTTTAAAGTGACAATCTCAATGATCTGTTACATTCTCTATAGCAGTACCTGTGGTGATAAGCAGTAATTGCAGGTTTATTCTCTCTGGCCGACCAACCACTGCTGGGCAACCTGTTGCTAACTGCGCCACAGACACCCAGTtcataaaactgcaaaatgaaactCTTGAAGGTTATTACTTCAAAGTTTCAAAGTTGCATTCCTAAGAATAAGCAATTGACCTGTTGCAGCTATATATACAATTAGTATTTCTGAAGAATTTACTGAACGTTTACAGCACATTATATGGTGCAAACTGGTTATGGGACTGGgtgacatgcaaaaaaaaaaaaacacaaatagtgcaaaGTGCAGGTTAGaacaattttatttattaatttctgtacaaacacatgaaaaaaagttCACACCTGGACGAAACGACCACAATCGAGATCTACAGTGCAGCAATGTTAACTGTTCCAAACTGCTGTGGTAAACATTTGTACATTAGTTTTATACAATAGCAAACTATTGTGTAGAATTTCACATTACTAATACAGCAAGAATAagaagatggagaggatgaggacATCTTGGACATGACATTTGAAGTGAATGAGTGAAAGAGCTCTCACAGAAACTTCGGTGTGTTTAAGACACAGCTTATTCACAACAGATCTGAAGTATACATTGATCCTTAGAGGAAAAGACCTAACTCTTAAAACGAAACATCCTCATTACATAAAACTAACGTATCCGTGTAAAGAATTCAGTGGTTGTGTTGTGGCTTCACAGGGTGGACACTACTGTTGGAAGCGTGGTCAGAGGTGCATATCTCCTCGTGTCAGTTTGGGTTGTCTGGCTGTACATGTTATCGAGGGGAATGGCCAGCTGTCCAGCTTGTCCCGACCCCTCCTCAGAATTAATGCCATAGGGCATCTTGGACATCTTGGACATAATGGCCAGGCTCAACTTGAAGAGCACATTATGGAGAGCCACGCGGTATTCTTTCCTCACCAGGCAATAGATGACAGGGttgaagcagctgctggtgaAGGCCAAGCAGTTGGCCAGAGGGAAAAAGTATGTTTGAGCCAAGAAGAATGAAGGGCTGATATCAACGATGTCAAGTTGGATGAGGACACTCCAGAGAGTCAGAATATTGTACGGGAACCAGCAGGCGCAGAATGAAAGCACCACCACCGCCACAGACTTTGAAATGTCAGCCTTTCGCCGAGAGTTGCTGCCCCTCAGTTTGTGCCGGCAGAGgaaacgcagcagcagcaggtaggaGAGGGTGATGATGGTGTAGGGCAGCAGAAATCCCAGCACCACCCTCAGGAGCTGGTTTATTCCAAGCCAGGCCGTACCATCCGGGAAACGGAGCAGGCACGCCGTGTCGTTGCCGCTGCCCACATGTCTCAGGTCAGCAAACACACCTCTGGGTGCCGCTGCAATGAGTGCTGCAGCCCAGATGAACGCTGTGGCCATCGGAGAGCTGCTAGATCTTCTGCAGAGGGATGCACTGGCTTTGAGAGCTGTGGCCACATAGCAGTACCGCGTCAAGCTCATCGCTGTCAGGAAAAAGCAGCTTGCAAAGACGTTGAGGCCAGTGAGTAAGGACACAGCCTTGCATGTGGCCAAGCCAAAAGGCCAGTTGTAGTCCAGCGCAATGTCTACGGCCCAAAACGGCAAAGCCAGGGAGAAGAGCAGGTGGGCCAAAGCTAAGTTGAACACAAAGAAATTGATGGTGCCTGTAGTTATGGTGTGAGTAGAATACAGCAGGAACATCACTAACAAGTTCCCCAGCATGCCTGCTGTAGCCACAATAAAGTACACCACAGAGATGACTATTCTTAGCCAGGGGGGTCCGTCGTCGAGGATCTCCAGCCCGCCGTCGATGCTTGTGTTGTGGAAGATCAGGTGGGAGTTGTTACAGGGTGAGCCTGCGCTGCAGCCATTCAGGATGCGGCTGAAGAACTCGAGTCTCTCGAAGTCAGTGTCGGACATGCTGCTACACGGAAGATGATCCTGTTGAGGGTTAAGCTTGTCCAGCTATGATTCGAGATGTTTCCGCTCGTCCTCCTTGTGCCAATAACGAACTAAAAATGTAAGTTGTCTGTTGATTAGCTGACAGTCATCTATCCCTGcaaggaaagaggaaatgattaTTGCATAATAGGCGCTGCAGTTTATGAGTAAATAAGTACATTAGCCATGTCAGATAAACAAATTACACCAAAGTGTTACCCACAGAGTTCCATAATCCAATTTAGGTCTCAAAGAATCAAACTCCTCTGGAAGGAAATGTGAATTAAaaacagctattttttttttttttagaacgTTCAATGTATATACTGTGTAAAATATACCAGATAACATGGATATACACATATCCCTCACTGTTATTTATAGCTctccatacatacatacattactCTGCACCTATCTGCTTTTTtcacttctggttagatgctaaactgcattttttgTCTCACTTTTGCAATAAATAATAGCATTTTGTACACTTTTGCAGTAAAATACTTTCGTCTTTTTGTTCACGCCTCACTCACAAAATGGTAAAACTACCAGCTAACTTCGTTCCTCCTCAGATCTTGGGAGTTATGTGATTGTCTTTCAGAGACATTTGAGTGGTTTGGGGCAATTTTTCAGTCCAATAATGatgaataatttgacatttaacATCCAAAACTGGCAGTGGACTTATCGTATTTATGAGCAAAAAGGAAGCAGAGGTTAAAAAAGGTGACTTGATTCATGTTTCCATTAATTTCTAACATCCTCACTGATAAACAACCAAATATAAAGTTAAAAAGAGGTTTACCAGAGTGACAGCTCTCTGTTAGAATAACTACCATCAGACATCAAACAGTAAAATTAATATTGTGACTGTGCCTCTTTGAGCTCTTTTAACAGGCTGCTCATTGAATTTGAACTCTGTCACGTTTCTATAAATGCATATATTCACAGCCATATG encodes:
- the LOC143334860 gene encoding relaxin-3 receptor 1-like; translated protein: MSDTDFERLEFFSRILNGCSAGSPCNNSHLIFHNTSIDGGLEILDDGPPWLRIVISVVYFIVATAGMLGNLLVMFLLYSTHTITTGTINFFVFNLALAHLLFSLALPFWAVDIALDYNWPFGLATCKAVSLLTGLNVFASCFFLTAMSLTRYCYVATALKASASLCRRSSSSPMATAFIWAAALIAAAPRGVFADLRHVGSGNDTACLLRFPDGTAWLGINQLLRVVLGFLLPYTIITLSYLLLLRFLCRHKLRGSNSRRKADISKSVAVVVLSFCACWFPYNILTLWSVLIQLDIVDISPSFFLAQTYFFPLANCLAFTSSCFNPVIYCLVRKEYRVALHNVLFKLSLAIMSKMSKMPYGINSEEGSGQAGQLAIPLDNMYSQTTQTDTRRYAPLTTLPTVVSTL